One region of Vigna angularis cultivar LongXiaoDou No.4 chromosome 10, ASM1680809v1, whole genome shotgun sequence genomic DNA includes:
- the LOC108334754 gene encoding subtilisin-like protease 3 produces the protein MELALPLALIFALISVCPTTSAHQNPEFAKAIEEQYLPTEEINVPNSLLTYIVRVERSDEGGDSLRSKDLLGWYRSLLPSNLETDQNPRRIIFLYRNVMDGFAVELTPEEAEALEEKEEVVSVRPERTYSLHTTHTPTFLGLQQGLGLWSNSDFGKGIIIGLLDTGITPDHPSFSDEGMPLPPAKWNGLCEFSGRRTCNNKLIGARNFVKNSNSSLPLDSFGHGTHTASTAAGRFVQGANLFGNANGTAVGMAPDAHLAMYKVCDLSGCLESAILAGMDTAIEDGVDVLSLSLGGPSFPFFDDPIALGAFSAIQKGIFVSCSAGNSGPDYASLSNEAPWILTVGASTIDRRILATAKLGNGQLFIGESIFQPHDFTPTLLPLVYAGANGNSSSTFCAPGSLENVDVTGKVVLCEVGGFVRSVDKGQEVKNAGGIAMILMNSVIGDFNPFAEVHVLPATHVSYRDGLAIKSYINSTSTPTATILFGGTVIGSLFAPAVTSFSSRGPSFASPGILKPDIIGPGQNILAAWPVSLDNNVPSFNIISGTSMSCPHLAGIAALLKNSHPDWSPAAIKSAIMTTANTVNLGGKSILDQRLLPADVFATGAGHVNPLKANDPGLVYDLQPNDYIPYLCGLNYTDKEIGLILNQNVDCSEVKTIPEAQLNYPSFSIQLGSTPQFYTRTLTNVGATNVTYFSEMDPPLGVGISISPAKITFTEVKQKVTYTVGFIPGDAKNRGNHTFSQGSIRWVSGKYSVSIPVAAVFL, from the coding sequence ATGGAACTTGCATTGCCTCTTGCTCTTATTTTCGCGCTAATTAGTGTATGTCCAACAACTTCGGCACACCAAAATCCAGAATTCGCCAAAGCAATAGAGGAACAGTATCTTCCAACTGAAGAAATCAATGTTCCAAACAGTTTGCTTACTTACATTGTTCGCGTTGAAAGGTCTGATGAGGGTGGTGATTCTCTTCGGTCTAAGGACTTGCTTGGTTGGTACCGTTCGCTCCTTCCATCCAATTTGGAAACTGATCAGAACCCGCGGCGCATTATTTTCTTATACCGCAACGTGATGGATGGATTTGCAGTGGAATTGACCCCAGAAGAAGCCGAAGCTCTTGAAGAGAAGGAGGAGGTTGTGTCAGTGCGTCCTGAAAGGACCTATTCATTACACACAACTCATACTCCAACGTTCTTGGGGTTGCAACAGGGACTGGGATTATGGAGCAATTCTGATTTTGGTAAAGGCATCATAATTGGACTTCTGGACACGGGCATAACCCCTGATCACCCTTCTTTCTCTGATGAAGGAATGCCACTTCCACCGGCAAAATGGAATGGCCTCTGTGAATTCTCGGGACGGAGGACTTGCAACAACAAGCTcattggtgcaagaaattttgtCAAGAACTCAAACTCATCCCTTCCGCTGGATAGTTTTGGACATGGGACCCACACTGCCAGCACAGCCGCAGGAAGGTTTGTGCAGGGTGCTAATCTCTTTGGCAATGCCAATGGTACAGCGGTTGGTATGGCACCTGATGCACACTTAGCAATGTACAAGGTATGTGATCTCTCTGGTTGTTTGGAAAGTGCAATACTGGCTGGAATGGACACTGCCATTGAGGATGGCGTGGATGTACTTTCTCTCTCCCTTGGAGGAccctcttttcctttctttgaCGATCCAATTGCACTTGGTGCATTCAGCGCAATTCAGAAGGGAATTTTCGTTAGTTGTTCGGCTGGTAACTCCGGTCCTGATTATGCCAGTTTATCTAATGAGGCTCCGTGGATTCTCACCGTTGGCGCAAGCACCATTGACAGAAGAATATTAGCAACAGCGAAACTTGGCAACGGGCAACTGTTCATCGGGGAATCTATTTTCCAACCCCACGACTTCACGCCCACGTTACTACCACTTGTTTATGCAGGTGCAAATGGAAACTCCTCGTCGACCTTCTGTGCTCCTGGATCCTTGGAAAACGTGGATGTGACGGGAAAGGTAGTGTTGTGCGAGGTTGGTGGATTCGTTAGAAGTGTAGACAAAGGACAAGAGGTTAAGAACGCTGGTGGAATAGCCATGATCCTCATGAACTCAGTAATTGGAGACTTCAATCCCTTTGCCGAGGTTCACGTTCTTCCTGCTACACACGTAAGCTACCGTGATGGGTTAGCCATCAAAAGTTACATAAACTCAACTTCAACGCCAACAGCAACAATCTTGTTCGGAGGAACCGTTATTGGAAGCCTCTTTGCACCTGCAGTTACTTCCTTTTCCTCAAGGGGTCCGAGTTTTGCGAGCCCGGGAATTCTGAAGCCTGACATCATTGGTCCAGGACAGAACATTCTAGCTGCATGGCCCGTGTCTTTGGACAACAATGTGCCTTCGTTCAACATCATTTCTGGCACATCAATGTCTTGTCCTCATCTTGCTGGCATTGCTGctttgcttaaaaattctcatccAGATTGGTCTCCTGCTGCCATAAAATCAGCAATCATGACGACTGCTAATACAGTGAACCTTGGAGGGAAGTCCATATTGGATCAAAGGCTTCTACCGGCTGATGTTTTTGCCACAGGAGCTGGACATGTTAACCCTTTGAAGGCCAACGATCCCGGGCTTGTTTATGATCTTCAACCAAATGATTACATTCCTTATTTGTGTGGCTTGAATTACACTGACAAAGAAATTGGACTGATTTTGAACCAAAATGTGGACTGCTCCGAGGTGAAAACCATACCGGAAGCTCAACTCAATTATCCCTCGTTTTCAATTCAGTTGGGATCAACTCCACAGTTCTACACTAGAACACTTACAAATGTTGGAGCCACCAATGTAACCTACTTTTCCGAAATGGACCCACCTTTGGGAGTAGGCATAAGCATAAGCCCTGCTAAGATAACATTCACAGAGGTGAAGCAGAAGGTTACATACACTGTTGGATTTATTCCTGGGGACGCAAAGAATAGAGGGAATCACACGTTTTCTCAAGGTTCTATCAGGTGGGTATCTGGTAAATACTCTGTTAGCATCCCTGTAGCTGCTGTTTTCCTATGA
- the LOC108335289 gene encoding protein TPX2 isoform X2, whose translation MMMMMVQEEEMEIEDSQVFVAHEIDLDYEFDAVRFFDFSVQETPDQARQAQLWFQSAVSYPPSPFVVKLVVREDESEGRECATTVHGAKPNNVPSGIGFSRSVFHYDGGSKGGDDSGNISALLSGVPRDVNGKLLQVTPGLTFSSKTINGNLSSKVKPAAMKGSTLMKPTASQLAKQNRPHQIVSSRFQKVQDGNKKMNLSTSFGIECQAAKRQKLEGGSLHKVGDVKQQVNFVHKAPKKVASVDQNCGHSKLKITIPREPDLETAHRAQRIRPKNAAEAEVVTVAAPRFKARPLNRKILNAPSLPFSKRSTPRLPEFQEFHLKTQERAMQHTSASSSSSLHCNDSNKDLDKPTTVSAQENRIGDLRRPSGMGVPKHDGLDFAYCFKARPLNKKILSSKGDIGVFRNRKQETTVPMEFNFHTEKRIQHNPPIELFSKMSLTSEVQSNNGSHLKLPRHSKVFREDSKENIGSSFHGNAKETPFIFGGKQIHSRREGCDPEAGTLLTARS comes from the exons atgatgatgatgatggtgcaGGAGGAAGAGATGGAGATAGAAGATTCACAGGTGTTTGTTGCTCATGAGATTGATTTGGATTATGAGTTCGACGCAGTTCGATTCTTCGATTTCAGTGTGCAAGAAACTCCTGATCAAGCTCGCCAAGCTCAACTCTGGTTTCAATCCGCCGTCAGCTACCCTCCTTCCC cTTTTGTGGTGAAGCTAGTGGTGAGAGAGGACGAATCAGAGGGTCGGGAATGCGCAACCACCGTTCACGGTGCCAAGCCTAACAATGTTCCGTCGGGGATTGGATTTTCGCGCTCCGTTTTTCACTATGACGGTG GTTCAAAAGGAGGGGATGATAGCGGGAACATCTCTGCCTTGCTGAGTGGAGTTCCACGGGATGTTAACGGGAAACTGTTACAAGTAACTCCAG GACTGACCTTTAGTAGCAAGACAATCAATGGCAATTTGAGTTCAAAAGTTAAACCTGCTGCCATGAAGGGTTCAACACTAATGAAACCTACTGCTAGTCAGTTGGCTAAGCAAAATCGGCCCCATCAAATTGTTAGCTCAAG GTTTCAGAAAGTACAAGATGGcaacaaaaaaatgaatttgtcTACGTCTTTTGGCATAGAGTGTCAAGCTGCCAAACGACAGAAATTAGAAGGTGGCAGCTTGCACAAG GTTGGTGATGTGAAGCAGCAAGTTAATTTTGTCCACAAGGCACCTAAGAAG gttgcaagtgttgatcaaaaTTGTGGACATTCCAAGCTGAAGATTACAATTCCTAGAGAGCCTGACTTAGAAACAGCTCACAGAGCACAAAGGATTAG ACCTAAAAATGCTGCAGAGGCAGAAGTTGTGACAGTGGCAGCCCCCAGATTCAAAGCCCGGCCATTAAACAGAAAA ATTCTAAATGCTCCTTCGTTACCATTTTCCAAGAGGAGCACACCCCGATTGCCTGAATTTCAA GAATTTCATCTCAAGACACAGGAGAGGGCCATGCAGCATACATCCGcgtcttcatcatcttcacttcATTGCAATGATTCAAATAAG GATTTGGACAAACCTACCACTGTTTCTGCTCAAGAAAATAGAATCGGGGATTTGAGAAG GCCATCTGGCATGGGTGTTCCAAAGCATGATGGGTTGGATTTTGCATATTGTTTTAAAGCTCGGCCTCTTAATAAGAAG ATTCTTTCAAGTAAAGGAGATATTGGTGTTTTCCGGAACAGAAAGCAGGAAACCACTGTGCCAATG GAATTTAACTTCCATACGGAAAAGAGGATTCAGCATAACCCACCAATTGAACTCTTTAGCAAG ATGTCCCTAACATCAGAAGTCCAGTCAAATAATGGATCTCACTTGAAGCTGCCTCGGCATTCTAAAGTGTTTAGAGAG gattcaaaagaaaatatagggAGTTCTTTTCATGGGAATGCAAAG GAAACGCCTTTCATATTTGGAGGAAAGCAAATTCACAGTAGGAGAGAAGGCTGCGACCCTGAAGCCGGTACTCTGTTAACTGCGAGGAG CTGA
- the LOC108335588 gene encoding subtilisin-like protease 1, with product MEKSKYVMELAFLLGLIFMLGTNASSSAKDHGNNLQTYIVHVKRVESRPTLESEELHNWYHSFLPETSKKDRMVFSYRNVASGFAVKLTPEEAKALLEKDEIVSARPERTLSLHTTHTPSFLGLPQGGLWNSSNLGQGVIIGVIDTGIYPFHPSFNDEGMPPPPSKWNGHCEFTGQRTCNNKLIGARNLVKSAAEEPPFENFFHGTHTSAEAAGRFVENASVFGNARGTAAGMAPHAHLAMYKVCNDQVGCTESAILAAMDIAIDDGVDVLSLSLGLGSLPFFEDPIAIGAFAAIQNGVFVSCSAANAGPDYATLSNEAPWILTVGASTIDRKIAASAVLGNGAEYAGESLFQPQDFSPTLLPLVYPGANGNLSSGFCLPDSLDDVDVEGKVVVCDIGGGFSSVAKGQVVLDAGGAAMILANPERLGFSTFAVAHVLPAVEVSYLAGLAIKSYINSTTSPNATISFQGTVIGDALAPAVVSFSSRGPSQASPGILKPDIVGPGVNILAAWAISVDNKFPPYNIVSGTSMSCPHLSGIAALLKSAHPDWSPAAIKSAIMTTAHTLNLGGKPILDQRLLPADIFATGAGHVNPNKANDPGLVYDIQPDDYIPYLCGLGYDDREIGILVQKRVRCSGVTVVSEAQLNYPSFSIVLGSTTQDYTRTLTNVGPAEATYVVDLEVPLATGMSVNPSQITFTQVKQKVTFSVEFIPQEKENRGNNSFAQGSLTWIRVSDKHTVRIPISVIFE from the coding sequence ATGGAGAAAAGCAAGTATGTGATGGAGCTTGCGTTTCTTCTGGGTCTCATTTTCATGCTTGGCACCAATGCAAGTTCATCTGCCAAAGACCATGGGAACAACTTGCAAACTTACATTGTTCACGTGAAAAGGGTAGAAAGTAGACCTACTCTTGAATCAGAAGAGTTGCATAACTGGTACCACTCCTTCCTTCCAGAAACCTCCAAGAAGGATCGAATGGTTTTCTCTTACCGCAATGTGGCCTCTGGATTTGCCGTGAAGTTAACCCCAGAAGAAGCCAAGGCTCTTCTAGAGAAAGATGAGATTGTGTCAGCTCGTCCTGAAAGGACACTTTCTCTGCACACAACACACACTCCATCATTCTTGGGGCTGCCACAAGGAGGATTGTGGAATAGTTCCAACCTTGGCCAAGGCGTCATAATTGGAGTCATAGACACAGGTATATACCCTTTCCATCCATCTTTCAACGATGAAGGGATGCCACCTCCACCGTCCAAATGGAACGGACACTGTGAATTCACAGGGCAAAGAACCTGCAACAATAAACTAATTGGTGCAAGGAACTTGGTCAAAAGCGCTGCTGAAGAGCCTCCTTTTGAAAACTTCTTCCACGGAACTCACACTTCTGCGGAAGCTGCTGGAAGATTTGTAGAGAACGCTAGTGTTTTTGGCAACGCTCGGGGAACTGCGGCTGGCATGGCGCCTCATGCTCACTTAGCTATGTACAAAGTTTGCAATGATCAAGTAGGGTGCACTGAAAGTGCCATCTTAGCCGCAATGGACATAGCCATTGATGATGGTGTTGATgttctttctctctcccttGGATTAGGCTCTCTTCCGTTCTTTGAAGACCCTATTGCCATTGGTGCATTTGCGGCTATTCAGAACGGAGTTTTTGTTAGTTGCTCAGCCGCAAACGCTGGCCCTGACTATGCCACACTCTCCAACGAAGCCCCGTGGATCCTCACCGTTGGTGCAAGCACTATTGACAGAAAGATAGCAGCATCGGCAGTACTTGGAAATGGTGCAGAATATGCAGGGGAATCTTTGTTCCAACCCCAAGACTTTTCCCCTACACTGTTGCCACTTGTGTATCCTGGTGCAAATGGGAACCTCAGCTCCGGCTTCTGTTTACCTGACTCCTTAGACGACGTCGATGTGGAGGGAAAAGTGGTGGTCTGCGACATAGGTGGAGGATTTTCAAGTGTAGCCAAAGGACAAGTAGTTCTGGACGCTGGTGGCGCTGCCATGATTCTCGCCAACCCAGAACGTTTGGGCTTCAGTACTTTCGCTGTTGCTCATGTTTTGCCTGCAGTGGAAGTTAGTTACCTTGCTGGGTTGGCCATAAAGTCTTACATAAACTCAACTACCTCACCAAATGCAACAATCTCGTTCCAAGGAACCGTGATTGGTGATGCACTTGCTCCCGcagttgtttcattttcttcaagggGTCCAAGCCAGGCCAGTCCTGGGATTCTGAAACCCGACATTGTTGGACCAGGAGTGAACATTTTAGCTGCATGGGCTATCTCTGTAGACAACAAATTCCCACCATACAATATTGTTTCAGGAACATCAATGTCTTGTCCTCACCTTAGTGGTATTGCTGCATTGCTCAAAAGTGCACACCCTGATTGGTCTCCTGCGGCTATCAAATCAGCAATTATGACCACTGCCCACACACTCAACCTCGGAGGAAAACCCATATTGGACCAGAGGCTTCTTCCTGCTGACATATTTGCCACCGGTGCAGGCCATGTTAACCCTAACAAAGCGAATGATCCGGGGCTTGTTTATGATATTCAGCCAGATGATTACATTCCCTATTTGTGTGGCTTAGGTTATGATGATAGAGAAATAGGAATTCTTGTGCAAAAGAGAGTGAGATGCAGCGGTGTAACAGTCGTATCAGAAGCACAACTGAATTACCCTTCGTTTTCTATTGTGCTGGGGTCAACTACACAGGACTACACCAGAACATTGACGAACGTTGGACCTGCAGAGGCAACTTACGTGGTGGATCTTGAAGTTCCTCTGGCGACGGGGATGAGCGTGAACCCTAGTCAGATAACATTCACGCAGGTGAAGCAGAAGGTTACATTCTCTGTGGAGTTTATCCCAcaggaaaaggaaaatagggGCAACAATAGTTTTGCTCAGGGTTCTCTTACCTGGATCAGGGTGTCTGACAAACACACCGTTAGAATCCCCATATCGGTTATTTTCGAGTGA
- the LOC108335289 gene encoding protein TPX2 isoform X1, with amino-acid sequence MMMMMVQEEEMEIEDSQVFVAHEIDLDYEFDAVRFFDFSVQETPDQARQAQLWFQSAVSYPPSPFVVKLVVREDESEGRECATTVHGAKPNNVPSGIGFSRSVFHYDGGSKGGDDSGNISALLSGVPRDVNGKLLQVTPGLTFSSKTINGNLSSKVKPAAMKGSTLMKPTASQLAKQNRPHQIVSSRFQKVQDGNKKMNLSTSFGIECQAAKRQKLEGGSLHKVGDVKQQVNFVHKAPKKVASVDQNCGHSKLKITIPREPDLETAHRAQRIRPKNAAEAEVVTVAAPRFKARPLNRKILNAPSLPFSKRSTPRLPEFQEFHLKTQERAMQHTSASSSSSLHCNDSNKDLDKPTTVSAQENRIGDLRRPSGMGVPKHDGLDFAYCFKARPLNKKILSSKGDIGVFRNRKQETTVPMEFNFHTEKRIQHNPPIELFSKMSLTSEVQSNNGSHLKLPRHSKVFREDSKENIGSSFHGNAKETPFIFGGKQIHSRREGCDPEAGTLLTARRSLGIR; translated from the exons atgatgatgatgatggtgcaGGAGGAAGAGATGGAGATAGAAGATTCACAGGTGTTTGTTGCTCATGAGATTGATTTGGATTATGAGTTCGACGCAGTTCGATTCTTCGATTTCAGTGTGCAAGAAACTCCTGATCAAGCTCGCCAAGCTCAACTCTGGTTTCAATCCGCCGTCAGCTACCCTCCTTCCC cTTTTGTGGTGAAGCTAGTGGTGAGAGAGGACGAATCAGAGGGTCGGGAATGCGCAACCACCGTTCACGGTGCCAAGCCTAACAATGTTCCGTCGGGGATTGGATTTTCGCGCTCCGTTTTTCACTATGACGGTG GTTCAAAAGGAGGGGATGATAGCGGGAACATCTCTGCCTTGCTGAGTGGAGTTCCACGGGATGTTAACGGGAAACTGTTACAAGTAACTCCAG GACTGACCTTTAGTAGCAAGACAATCAATGGCAATTTGAGTTCAAAAGTTAAACCTGCTGCCATGAAGGGTTCAACACTAATGAAACCTACTGCTAGTCAGTTGGCTAAGCAAAATCGGCCCCATCAAATTGTTAGCTCAAG GTTTCAGAAAGTACAAGATGGcaacaaaaaaatgaatttgtcTACGTCTTTTGGCATAGAGTGTCAAGCTGCCAAACGACAGAAATTAGAAGGTGGCAGCTTGCACAAG GTTGGTGATGTGAAGCAGCAAGTTAATTTTGTCCACAAGGCACCTAAGAAG gttgcaagtgttgatcaaaaTTGTGGACATTCCAAGCTGAAGATTACAATTCCTAGAGAGCCTGACTTAGAAACAGCTCACAGAGCACAAAGGATTAG ACCTAAAAATGCTGCAGAGGCAGAAGTTGTGACAGTGGCAGCCCCCAGATTCAAAGCCCGGCCATTAAACAGAAAA ATTCTAAATGCTCCTTCGTTACCATTTTCCAAGAGGAGCACACCCCGATTGCCTGAATTTCAA GAATTTCATCTCAAGACACAGGAGAGGGCCATGCAGCATACATCCGcgtcttcatcatcttcacttcATTGCAATGATTCAAATAAG GATTTGGACAAACCTACCACTGTTTCTGCTCAAGAAAATAGAATCGGGGATTTGAGAAG GCCATCTGGCATGGGTGTTCCAAAGCATGATGGGTTGGATTTTGCATATTGTTTTAAAGCTCGGCCTCTTAATAAGAAG ATTCTTTCAAGTAAAGGAGATATTGGTGTTTTCCGGAACAGAAAGCAGGAAACCACTGTGCCAATG GAATTTAACTTCCATACGGAAAAGAGGATTCAGCATAACCCACCAATTGAACTCTTTAGCAAG ATGTCCCTAACATCAGAAGTCCAGTCAAATAATGGATCTCACTTGAAGCTGCCTCGGCATTCTAAAGTGTTTAGAGAG gattcaaaagaaaatatagggAGTTCTTTTCATGGGAATGCAAAG GAAACGCCTTTCATATTTGGAGGAAAGCAAATTCACAGTAGGAGAGAAGGCTGCGACCCTGAAGCCGGTACTCTGTTAACTGCGAGGAG GAGCTTGGGTATTCGATGA